A segment of the Panicum hallii strain FIL2 chromosome 1, PHallii_v3.1, whole genome shotgun sequence genome:
ACACCCCTCcctcttgccgccgccgcctcctcctcctcctctccactTGGGTCTCCCTCCGACTGAATCAAACTGCCTCGATCTGCGCCTCGCGCTGGTGTGTTGGGGTCGGGTGCCGTTGCGTGCGTGTCGTGCAATGGTTTCTGCTGTAGCGGCACTTGCTGTGAGGTGCGGATCGCGCTTGATTTTGGTGGTTCCGTGCAAGATCGGCTGAGAGAAGCTTCCCCCCCTTCTCTTTGTGGCAGTTTTTGAAATCGTCTTACGCGATTAGCATTTTTTGAACAGACTGAAAGGGCTCTCTTGGTTATATTATCACGCGTGGTTACCATTTTGTGCAAGTATTGCTGTGAACAGATTAAAAACTGCGATAGTGTTAGTGTGGATTAGTGGGTTGCTTGATGTGCGATATTGCAGTAGGTGTCCTTTTTTGCCAATTAGATGGGTCGTTTGGTGAAAATTTCAGCTACTTTGTCGGTATGTTATTGTTTTATGGATGTGAGATTTCTCTGTATGGCTCTTCTCCATGTTGCCATTAATGGATCGTTTAGTGTGTAAAGTGCCTATGTCAGGTTTCCTCCCTAATAGTGCAGTCCGGTTCGGATTCATCCGTGCATTTCCTTTTTAGCCTGGACAACAACTTTGCACTGTTGTGTTGCCACATACCGCTTGTAGTTGAACTCTTTCATTAGACGATTTGGGCTATGATTCTCTCGCTCGTGGATACGAATCACCATGCGTTGTTGTGTAGTGCCAACTGCTGAGAATCTTCCAAATTGTTGACATAGGCAAAGGGATGGAAGTTGGTACCAGGTTTTTATTCTTCAGTCGTACAGATGCATGCTGTAGTGAAACGATGCTTTTCTGTGGAAACTTGCTTGTCTGTCTAAATCATTCTATGATTTCTGATGAGTTACAGATTCCCTATATAGAACCTAGTTACCTACCACAGTGGTCCCTTAAGAATTTGAGTAAGAGTATCTACAAGTATCTCCACCGCTAGAAGACATGTATCTGGAAAAGTTGCTGTCACATTTATGTTAGCTTTTAGGGACATTCAATGTTTTCCTCAAATTTATCCACGTAACACAACTTTAGGTACTTCTGGCGAGCAGGGAGAGAAAGAAATAAGTCTATTCAGGTTACTGTATAGTTGAAGCATATGACTTTTCGGTGATATCTTTTGTAAGGAACCCTGCAGCCATCGTTGATTTCTTAAGTACGAAGCTTTGTTTAGATCTTTAAAGGCTACTCCATAATGACACTATTCCATGTATCTAATGATACATGTGTAGCCTTTTTTTTGTGTATTCAGAAAATCGAGTGCATCTAACTTTGAACTGCTATTAACCTTGCTAACATCTGTGCTTAAACACTATTGAAATTGCCTTACTAAAAGTCTAAAATTATTGTAATACAAGGAGACTGAGTGAATGCTTTCAAATCTGCAGGTTTGCAAACACATATCTTCTTGTCGGATGCTGCAATGATGAGTTGACGCACAAATACAAAGGAAGAACTGTAATGACTGAGGATGAGCGATATGAGTCACTTCGTCATTGCAAGTAATCATCTTTCTCATGCTCTATCATCATAATTAATAAGTGCAATACTGTATCTCATATATTTTTCAACATATCCAGGTGGGTGGATGAAGTCATTCCTGATGCTCCATGGGTGGTGTCAGAAGAATTCTTGGATAAGCATAACATTGATTTTGTTGCTCATGATTCTCTTCCGTAAGCATCGTTCTGAAAAAGACCTTGATGGTTCCATAATGCAGTAAATATTTCCAAGGAAATGCCTGTGATGATACATGTGGTTATCTTTACATTCAAAGCCTTTGGTTTTACTCGATGCTGCATCTGAAATGTCAGTCTATTTAGTTAATCTGTACCCTATTTTTCCTATTTGAACCTACACAGGTATGCTGATGCTAGTGGAGCTGGTAAAGATGTTTATGAACATGTGAGTCTTAAGTTCCAAATTGAGCAGTTCATGTATTATATCaattagaattctcttaaccgTATCAGTTCATATTCGTCTGTGGTTTGGTGTAACTAATATGAATGTGTTTTATCAGGTAAAAAAACTTGGTAAGTTTAAGGAGACCCAGCGCACTGATGGAATATCAACATCGGATATTATAATGCGGATTGTTAAAGATTATAATGAGTATGTTATGCGGAATCTGGCCAGGGGCTACACTAGAAAGGATCTTGGTGTCAGCTATGTGAAGGCATGTTATACAAACCCCACGCTTTATCCGAATATCCAACTTATAGTAAATTTAACTGTTTGTATTAATGTGGTAGTATTGTTTTATGGGCTTGGCCCTCTGACGCTTATGTCTTACCAGGAAAAACGATTGCGAGTTAACATGGGACTGAAAAACCTGCGTGACAAAGTGAAGCAACACCAAGAAAAAGTGGGAGAGAAGGTACTTGTATTCACCATCATAATTATTTATGCAATCATTGGATTCTAACGTTGAACATATTGAGTCTCATAGTTTGTTAATCTCTCACCCTTTGTGAACTTGGTGCATACGCTTCCATGTTATACGTGAAGGTGCTATTTAGTTGATTATTACTTTGCCAGCACCCTTAGCCTTCTGACTTCAACCGTTCGTTTGCAGTGGAACACAGTTGCAAAACTCCAGGAAGAGTGGGTGGAAAATGCAGACCGCTGGGTTGCTGGTTTCCTAGAGAAGTTTGAGGAAGGTTGCCACTCAATGGTCAGTTACCCTTAGACCCTTACTAGTCTGCTATTGATAGGAATCCAGTGCTCACACTTGTTTCCGAAACTTCCCTCAGGGAACCGCCATCAAGGAGAGGATCCAGGAGAGGCTCAAGGCGCAATCCAGGGACTTTGGTAGCCTTTTACAGTACGACAGCGATGATTatgaggaagaagacgaggatgAACACTTTGAAGATGTCAAGGAATAGCGCCCCTGTAAATATACGCAAG
Coding sequences within it:
- the LOC112878176 gene encoding choline-phosphate cytidylyltransferase 1-like, which encodes MADGAKAEAARARPESSQEEEEDWKEAEGDVAEVDRAAPNGAGEGQVPTDRPIRVYADGIYDLFHFGHARSLEQAKKLFANTYLLVGCCNDELTHKYKGRTVMTEDERYESLRHCKWVDEVIPDAPWVVSEEFLDKHNIDFVAHDSLPYADASGAGKDVYEHVKKLGKFKETQRTDGISTSDIIMRIVKDYNEYVMRNLARGYTRKDLGVSYVKEKRLRVNMGLKNLRDKVKQHQEKVGEKWNTVAKLQEEWVENADRWVAGFLEKFEEGCHSMGTAIKERIQERLKAQSRDFGSLLQYDSDDYEEEDEDEHFEDVKE